From Salarias fasciatus chromosome 12, fSalaFa1.1, whole genome shotgun sequence, the proteins below share one genomic window:
- the rtn4r gene encoding reticulon-4 receptor, which translates to MTSVILDGGRLLLLVMWLNLVPQTDSCPAKCVCYSEPRPTVACQQQGLFSIPTEIPVRSQRIFLQSNKLTVVQSTSFSSCHNLTVLWLYSNNISYIDARAFSGLDKLEELDIGDNNNLRIISPTAFQGLTKLHTLHLHRCGLSELPVKVFRGMFSLQYLYLQDNNILTLHDETFLDLANLTYLYLHNNKIKIVTDNMFRGLINLDRLLLHQNRVIYVQPRAFSDLGKLKSLFLFFNNLTVLTGETMDPLVSLQYLRLNGNQWICDCRARTLWDWFKRFKGSSSELECYVPEFLAGKDLKRLKSEDLEGCVETPQIQTSLFSSKGQPGKFPSTESPLGETIPRCCLGDNDKSSILSGKSRQITNNPLKEKENISKTKYKEQERTKNETQHKQNDGPLGTLSNTLGNSLENLNPDLIDNMESSTASNKKKKKCSKKPKSDAHCIKGRASSLEVLRFLFIPMTWISLAMS; encoded by the coding sequence GGGGGCGACTCCTTCTCCTGGTGATGTGGCTGAACCTTGTGCCTcaaactgacagctgccctGCCAAGTGTGTGTGCTACAGTGAGCCCAGGCCCACTGTGGCCTGCCAACAACAAGGACTGTTTTCCATCCCCACTGAGATCCCCGTGCGGAGCCAGCGGATATTCCTCCAGAGCAACAAGCTGACGGTAGTGCAGTCCACTAGCTTCAGTTCATGCCACAATCTTACCGTTCTCTGGCTGTACTCCAACAACATCAGCTACATTGATGCCAGGGCCTTCTCCGGCTTGGACAaactggaggagctggacattGGAGACAACAACAACCTCCGCATCATCAGTCCGACAGCTTTTCAGGGCTTAACCAAGCTGCACACCCTGCATCTGCACAGATGTGGCCTGTCAGAGCTCCCTGTCAAGGTTTTCCGAGGAATGTTCTCCCTACAGTACCTTTACCTGCAGGACAATAACATTCTGACCCTGCACGATGAGACGTTCCTCGACCTTGCCAACCTCACTTATCTCTACCTGCACAATAACAAGATCAAGATCGTAACGGACAACATGTTTCGGGGCTTAATCAATTTGGACCGGTTGCTGCTACACCAGAACCGGGTTATCTATGTCCAACCTAGAGCGTTTAGTGATCTTGGTAAGCTGAAAtccttgttcttgttcttcAACAATCTCACCGTCTTGACAGGAGAAACCATGGACCCACTGGTTTCTCTCCAGTATTTGCGTTTGAATGGGAACCAGTGGATCTGTGACTGCCGAGCGAGGACCTTATGGGACTGGTTTAAACGTTTCAAAGGCTCCAGCTCTGAGTTAGAGTGCTACGTGCCTGAGTTCCTGGCCGGGAAAGACCTGAAACGACTGAAAAGTGAAGACTTGGAGGGATGTGTGGAAACGCCTCAAATCCAAACCAGTCTCTTCAGCTCCAAGGGACAGCCTGGGAAATTCCCTTCAACTGAAAGCCCCCTTGGGGAAACCATCCCCAGGTGCTGCCTTGGAGATAATGATAAATCCTCTATTCTGTCTGGAAAAAGCCGCCAAATTACTAACAATCCCCTAAAGGAAAAGGAGAACATATCCAAGACGAAATATAAAGAGCaggaaagaacaaaaaatgAGACTCAGCACAAGCAGAATGACGGACCGCTTGGAACCCTGTCCAACACCCTGGGTAACTCTTTGGAAAACCTAAACCCTGACCTTATAGACAATATGGAGTCTTCTACAGcgtcaaacaaaaagaaaaagaagtgttCTAAAAAGCCCAAATCAGATGCCCACTGCATCAAAGGCCGGGCTTCTTCCTTGGAAGTGTTGCGCTTTCTCTTCATTCCCATGACCTGGATATCTCTAGCCATGTCTTAG